In Truepera sp., the sequence GCAGGCGAGTACGACGTGTTCGTGCGCCGCTTCACCCCGACCGGCGCGGTGGACTGGACCGAGCAGTTCGGCACGGAAGAGTCGGACCGGGCGCGTGGTGTTGCCGTCGACTCGCAGCGCAACATCGTCCTTGCCGGTGAAACTGCCGGCAACCTGGATGGGGTGGCTAGTGGCGACGTAGACGCATTCGTGCGCGTGTACGCTCCGCGAGGCGCCTGAGGTAGGGCCTTCTGGGATAGGGGAAACGAGCAAATGGGGTGGCGGCGAGCCTTGACTGGCTCGCCGCTGTTATTGATGGGCGTGAGGTGCGTCAGGTTCTCCACATCCACGACCAGTTCCACAACGTGCTCGGGTGGGCCGGATTCGAATCGTTAGCTGTCGATTATCCCAGCTGTCGTCATAGGCAAGTTTCTCCTCATTGTGATTGGAGGGCCGCGCCGGATTGCCATGACGATTCCGAGCAGCATCAGCGTTTAGTCGCCTGACATCCCTATTGCACTTGTGGTTCAGCAAGCGTTAGTTGGAATCGGATCCTTCACTTTCCTAGCAGTTCCCCTTTTCATGATTGCGGGCAAACTGATGAACGCAGTGCGCGGGCCCCGGCGCATTTTCGGCTTCGCCTTGAGCCTGGTGGGGAGTCTCCTGGGCGGTCTTGCCCAGGGATACGCCGTAGCCTGCATGGTCTTCGCTGATAAATCCGGATCGGCAGGGGCTGGCCTCGCCGGCATCGGATCGACCCTGGTGTCAGATACAGGTAACCGCCCCGCCATCGACGAAGACCGTACTCCCCGTCATGTACTTCGCGGCATCGGAACACAGGAACGCGCCGACCTGCCCGAACTCATCCGGGTCCCCGAGGCGCCCCATGGGAATCTCTGCCACGGATTGAGCGCGGACCTCCTCCTTAGTTTTCCCCTCCCTCGCGGCGCGACCCGCGTCGAGCGCATCGATGCGCTCGGTCTCGACCCGCCCGGGGGCCAGGCAGTTGACCTGGATATTGTCGCCGGCCAGTGTGATCGACAGAGACTTGCATAACCCTTGCACCGCCGGCCGGAAGACGTTGGATAGGAGCAGGTTGGGGAGTGGGCGTTTGACGCTCGAGCTCACGATGGTGAGCATGCGACCGCCACCCCGCTGACGCATCATCGGTACGGCGAGGCGCGTGCTCCGGACGACGCTTTGCAAAGTGAGACCGTAGGCTAAGTCCCATTGTGCTTCGCTGAGGTCCTCGAAGTCCCCGGCGGGTGGGCCGCCCGCGTTGTTTACCAGGATGTCCAGGCCGCCGAGGGTCTCTTTCACATGGCCGAACAGTTCCTCTAGTGAGTTTGGGTTCCCAACGTCGGCAACGAAACCGTGCGCGCGGCCGCTCGCAGCTAGGCGCTCGACGGCTACTCCAACGCGCTCCTCGTCGCGGCCGCAGATCACGAGGCGGGCGCCTTCGGCGGCCAGCGCCTTTGCAACCGCGAAGCCAAGACCACTTGTCGAAGCGGTCACGAGGGCGAGTTTGTCATTCAGTCCAAGGTTCATTCAGACTCCCAATCCAGATGAATTTGAGAGAGCGGGGTTTAACCCGCTCTCGAGTGAAGTGGACGTGGTTGCGGGCCGCGTCAACTCAAACGTGACCGTATTTCTCCAGGACCGCTGCCAGGCTGGCGCCTGCATCGAGCTCAGCACGAATCTTCGTCTCCGTCTCGGTGAGCTTCTCGACCTTCTCGAGCACCGGGAGAACCATCTGGTTAGGTACGACGATGACGCCGTCTACGTCTCCGAGGATGAAGTCGCCCGGCGCCACGGAAACCCGGGCCGACGTCGCTCCTGGGAGGTAGACGGGCAAGTCCGAGGCGTTCACCTTCCAACGTCCGATCGACTGGACGGGCGTGCGGTAGCGCGCATACACGGGGAAACCGTGCTTGTGGAGCCACTGCACATCTCGTATGCCGCCGTCCACGAGGGCACCCGCGCAGCCTCGTACCTGCATCCCTAACGCGATCAGTTCGCCGAAGAAACAGATCCCTTCGGCCCCGCCGCCGCTCCAAACGGTTATGTCACCCTCGGAAACGCCTTCGAGGGCACGCATCTTGTCGGGGTCGCCGCTGCCCGCGTAGGGGGACAACTGCCCGCGGATCGTGTAGGCCCAACCGGCGATCTTCTGATCTCCGCTAGGGAACGGACGGAAGTCGGCGCTCAGGCCTTGGTCGAGGATTCCCAACTCATCTAGGACATCGCTGACGTTTGCGGTCTCTACCTTGAGGTAGCGCGCTCTGATGGCCTGCTTGTCCACCGTAGTTCCCAGCTGACTGGGCATCATCCCTCCCTCACGGCGTATCGACGATGATGCCTAATTCACGGTAGTAGCGCGCTGCCCCGGGATGGAACGGGATTGCAATGCCGCCTAAGTTGTCGATTGAGATGTTCGCAGCAGCCGGGTGAACACCGATCAAGGCTTCCCGACTCTCATAGATCAGCTTCGTGATGTCGTAAACGAGGTCGTCTGGCATGTCGCTTCTCGCCGCCAGCATCACCCAGAGGCCGAAGGTAGTGACGGCCTCGTCCTGGCCGCGGTAGGTTCCGGCAGGGAACTCGGCTTTGGCGTAGTAGGGGCCCTGCTCCAGGACCTTTTGAAGGTCGTCCCCGTCTATGGGAAGCAAGCGGATGGGGTGGCTGGTCTCCAGGTCGAGGATCCAAGGAGTGGGTGCAGCGGTGTTGGCGAGGGCAGCGTCGATAGCGTTATCCCGGAAGGCGCTCGTGTTCTCCGAGAAAGACAGGAACTGTCCTTTGATGTCATTCAACGACCAACCGAGTGCCTCGAGGAAGGTCTGATTCGTCGCCAGCACTCCGCTACCCGGTGAACCGATCGACACCCGCGTCCCCTTGATGTCTTCCAGGGTATGCAGGTCCGAGTTGGCTCGCACCACTACGTGCTGCAGGTTCGGATAGACGGGCACGATTGCGAGCATGTCGACCTGCGGGTCGAAGTCGATCCCGTGGTAGGCCTTGTAGCCGACGTCCATCTGCATCATGGCGAGTTCGAGTTCGCCGCTGGCCATCCTGCGAGCGTTCTCGACGGAACCTCCGGTCACCTCGGCGGTAGCGGGAATCCCAAGTTCTCGCGAGATCTGCTCCGCGATACCAGCAGCAACGATATAGAACGTGCCCGAAGTGCCGGCACTGCCAATCGAGATCCGTTGC encodes:
- a CDS encoding SDR family oxidoreductase, producing MNLGLNDKLALVTASTSGLGFAVAKALAAEGARLVICGRDEERVGVAVERLAASGRAHGFVADVGNPNSLEELFGHVKETLGGLDILVNNAGGPPAGDFEDLSEAQWDLAYGLTLQSVVRSTRLAVPMMRQRGGGRMLTIVSSSVKRPLPNLLLSNVFRPAVQGLCKSLSITLAGDNIQVNCLAPGRVETERIDALDAGRAAREGKTKEEVRAQSVAEIPMGRLGDPDEFGQVGAFLCSDAAKYMTGSTVFVDGGAVTCI
- a CDS encoding RraA family protein, encoding MPSQLGTTVDKQAIRARYLKVETANVSDVLDELGILDQGLSADFRPFPSGDQKIAGWAYTIRGQLSPYAGSGDPDKMRALEGVSEGDITVWSGGGAEGICFFGELIALGMQVRGCAGALVDGGIRDVQWLHKHGFPVYARYRTPVQSIGRWKVNASDLPVYLPGATSARVSVAPGDFILGDVDGVIVVPNQMVLPVLEKVEKLTETETKIRAELDAGASLAAVLEKYGHV
- a CDS encoding TAXI family TRAP transporter solute-binding subunit encodes the protein MTNRVPPGKRLSRLLIALFTLALLLPSAVAQVQRISIGSAGTSGTFYIVAAGIAEQISRELGIPATAEVTGGSVENARRMASGELELAMMQMDVGYKAYHGIDFDPQVDMLAIVPVYPNLQHVVVRANSDLHTLEDIKGTRVSIGSPGSGVLATNQTFLEALGWSLNDIKGQFLSFSENTSAFRDNAIDAALANTAAPTPWILDLETSHPIRLLPIDGDDLQKVLEQGPYYAKAEFPAGTYRGQDEAVTTFGLWVMLAARSDMPDDLVYDITKLIYESREALIGVHPAAANISIDNLGGIAIPFHPGAARYYRELGIIVDTP